One window from the genome of Nicotiana tomentosiformis chromosome 5, ASM39032v3, whole genome shotgun sequence encodes:
- the LOC138892491 gene encoding uncharacterized protein: MDFDAIRGMDWLASCYATVECREKAAIFHFLGEPVLEWVGNTATPRGRFISYLKARKMIAKGCVYHIVRVKDADAEIPTLQSISVVKEYAYVFPDELLGITPEQEINFSIDLLPGTQPISIPPYRMAPAELKELKEHLKNLLEKGFIRLSTLPWGAPVQFVRKKRWLAEDVYRL; the protein is encoded by the coding sequence atggattttgatgctatcaggggcatggactggttggcatcttgctatgccacagttgagtGCCGAGAAAAGGCAGCCATATTTCATTTtctgggtgagccagtccttgaatgggtaggtaatacagcgacacccagaggtaggtttatttcttatctgaaggcgaggaaaatgatcgcaaaagggtgcgtTTATCATATTGTGAGAGTTaaagatgcagatgctgagatacctacacttcagtctatttcagtagtcaaagagtacgcatatgtgtttccagatgagcttctaGGTATTACTCCAGAGCAAGAGATTAATTTTAGCATTGATTTgcttccgggaactcaaccaatatccatccctccgtatagaatggcacctgccgaattgaaggagttgaaggagcatttAAAaaatttgctggagaaaggttttatCAGACTCAGTACcttaccttggggtgcaccagtgcaGTTTGTGCGGAAAAAAAGATGGCttgctgaggatgtgtatcgattatag